The proteins below come from a single Streptomyces sp. B3I8 genomic window:
- a CDS encoding cytochrome P450, with translation MSILPQVSDILSPEFAADPYPVYAVMRDRVPLLWHEATGSYVISRYEDVERVFKDRKSEFTTENYDWQLEPVHGRTILQLSGREHAVRRALVAPAFRGSDLREKFLPVIERNSRALIDAFRHTGSADLVSDYATRFPVNVIADMLGLDKADHDRFHRWYTAVIAFLGNLSGDPEVAAAGERTRAEFAQYMIPVIRERRDHLGEDLLSTLCAAEVDGVRMSDEDIKAFCSLLLAAGGETTDKAIAGIMANLLAHPEQLAAVREDRSLVAAAFAETLRYTPPVQMIMRQAAVDVEVCGGIIPRGATVTCLIGAANRDERRYCDPDRFDIFREDLTTASAFSAAADHLAFALGRHFCVGALLAKAEVEIGINHLLDAMPDVRFADGFDPVEEGVFTRGLRSVRVCFSPVAG, from the coding sequence GTGTCTATTTTGCCGCAGGTGTCTGACATTCTTTCGCCGGAGTTCGCGGCGGATCCTTACCCCGTGTACGCGGTGATGCGTGACCGGGTGCCGCTGCTCTGGCACGAGGCCACGGGAAGTTACGTGATATCCCGTTACGAGGACGTCGAGCGTGTCTTCAAGGACAGGAAGTCCGAGTTCACCACGGAGAACTACGACTGGCAGCTCGAGCCTGTCCATGGCAGGACGATCCTTCAGCTCAGTGGCCGGGAACACGCGGTGCGCCGTGCGCTGGTGGCCCCGGCGTTCCGGGGCAGTGACCTGCGAGAGAAGTTCCTGCCGGTCATCGAACGTAATTCCCGTGCTCTCATCGACGCCTTCCGGCACACCGGGTCCGCTGACCTTGTCAGTGATTACGCGACGCGTTTCCCGGTCAATGTCATCGCGGACATGCTGGGTCTGGACAAGGCCGACCATGACCGTTTCCACCGCTGGTACACCGCGGTCATCGCGTTCCTGGGTAATCTGTCCGGCGATCCCGAGGTGGCGGCTGCGGGGGAGCGGACCCGGGCGGAGTTCGCCCAGTACATGATCCCGGTGATCCGTGAGCGTCGTGACCACCTGGGCGAGGATCTGTTGTCCACGCTCTGTGCGGCGGAGGTCGATGGTGTACGGATGAGTGACGAGGACATCAAGGCGTTCTGCAGCCTGTTGCTGGCTGCCGGCGGTGAGACCACGGACAAGGCCATCGCCGGGATCATGGCCAACCTTCTGGCCCATCCCGAGCAGTTGGCGGCGGTCCGTGAGGACCGGAGTCTGGTTGCCGCCGCGTTCGCGGAGACCTTGAGGTATACGCCGCCGGTCCAGATGATCATGCGGCAGGCGGCTGTCGACGTCGAGGTCTGCGGCGGCATCATCCCCCGGGGCGCGACCGTGACCTGTCTGATCGGGGCAGCCAACCGGGACGAGCGCCGTTACTGCGACCCGGACAGGTTCGACATCTTCCGTGAGGACCTCACCACGGCCTCGGCGTTCTCGGCCGCCGCCGATCACCTCGCCTTCGCGCTCGGTCGGCACTTCTGCGTCGGTGCGCTGCTGGCCAAGGCGGAGGTCGAGATCGGGATCAACCATCTCCTGGACGCCATGCCCGATGTTCGTTTCGCCGACGGCTTCGACCCGGTGGAGGAGGGTGTGTTTACTCGTGGGTTGCGGTCGGTTCGGGTGTGTTTTTCTCCTGTTGCTGGCTGA
- a CDS encoding oxidoreductase, translating to MSNHSNESSVWLITGCSSGLGRALAEHALERGHRVAVTARDRASVTDLAAKYGDRALALRLDVTDPASVTEAVRTCEVEFGRIDVLVNNAGYGYLAAIEEGEDTAVRALYDTNVHGVVTVLKAVLPGMRARRSGSIVNVSSFGGLAAFAATGYYHATKFALEGLSESLAAELAPLGITVTIAEPGGLRTQWAGTSMQQSPTRLDDYEQTAGKRREATLGVSGRQPGDPVRAAAAIAAAVDDGTPPLRLLLGSDALAGARARLDRMRGEIDANEALTRSADLEQV from the coding sequence ATGTCGAACCACAGCAACGAATCGTCTGTCTGGCTGATCACCGGCTGCTCCAGCGGTCTGGGCCGTGCCCTGGCCGAGCACGCCCTCGAGCGGGGCCACCGAGTGGCTGTCACCGCTCGAGACCGCGCCTCCGTGACCGATCTCGCCGCGAAGTACGGCGACCGCGCGCTGGCTCTACGGCTGGACGTGACCGACCCGGCGTCGGTGACCGAGGCCGTCCGGACCTGCGAGGTGGAGTTCGGGCGCATCGACGTCCTGGTCAACAACGCGGGATACGGCTACCTGGCCGCCATCGAGGAGGGCGAGGACACCGCGGTCCGTGCCCTGTACGACACCAACGTGCACGGCGTGGTGACGGTCCTCAAGGCCGTACTGCCCGGCATGCGGGCCCGCCGCTCAGGGAGCATCGTCAACGTCTCCTCCTTCGGCGGCCTGGCGGCCTTCGCCGCGACCGGCTACTACCACGCCACGAAGTTCGCGCTGGAGGGCCTGTCGGAGTCGCTGGCCGCGGAACTGGCACCGCTCGGCATCACGGTGACGATCGCCGAGCCCGGCGGTCTGCGCACCCAGTGGGCGGGGACGTCCATGCAGCAGTCCCCGACGCGCCTGGACGACTACGAGCAGACCGCGGGCAAGCGCCGTGAGGCCACCCTGGGGGTGTCCGGCCGCCAGCCCGGCGACCCGGTACGGGCCGCAGCGGCCATCGCCGCGGCCGTGGACGACGGCACACCGCCCCTGCGGCTGCTCCTCGGCTCGGACGCGCTCGCCGGTGCACGCGCCCGCCTGGACCGGATGCGCGGCGAGATCGATGCCAACGAGGCACTGACCAGGAGCGCGGACTTGGAGCAGGTGTGA
- a CDS encoding helix-turn-helix domain-containing protein, with amino-acid sequence MARDDNRLGSFLRSRREKIDAASAGVVDNTRRRVKGLRREELALLAGLSPSYYARIEQGRDRNPSREILEALAGVLRLDDTERAYLWSLAMPSLVPADNDAPSAHTVRPGVLRLLERWADLPAFVVAPNRDVLAGTALSARVNPAWSPGHNLIEFTFLDRRARDVYPDWDEIALQAVAGLRATAATRRTELDGFVASMRERSGTFRALWDSHDVYERSTGEKRLAVDGLGILHLSFETFALAGVEGHVLYVYFPQPGSPDDETLHGLA; translated from the coding sequence ATGGCGCGCGACGACAACCGACTCGGTTCCTTCCTGCGCAGTCGCCGGGAGAAGATCGACGCTGCATCTGCCGGAGTCGTCGACAACACGCGACGGCGGGTCAAGGGACTGCGCCGGGAGGAACTGGCGCTGCTGGCCGGGCTCAGTCCCTCCTACTACGCCCGGATCGAGCAGGGCCGTGACCGGAATCCCTCCCGCGAGATCCTCGAAGCACTGGCCGGTGTCCTGCGCCTGGACGACACCGAGCGGGCCTACCTCTGGTCCCTGGCCATGCCCTCGCTGGTCCCGGCCGACAACGACGCCCCTTCTGCCCACACCGTGCGGCCAGGGGTGCTGCGCCTGCTGGAGCGTTGGGCTGACCTGCCCGCGTTCGTCGTCGCCCCCAACCGCGACGTCCTGGCCGGTACCGCGCTCTCGGCCCGCGTCAATCCGGCATGGAGCCCGGGGCACAACCTGATCGAGTTCACCTTCCTCGACAGGCGCGCGCGGGACGTGTACCCCGACTGGGACGAGATCGCCCTGCAAGCCGTCGCAGGTCTGCGCGCCACCGCAGCCACGCGCCGCACAGAACTCGACGGCTTCGTGGCGAGTATGCGGGAGCGCAGCGGGACTTTCCGTGCCCTGTGGGATTCCCACGACGTGTACGAGCGCTCGACAGGTGAGAAGCGGCTCGCCGTCGACGGTCTCGGTATCCTCCACCTCAGCTTCGAGACCTTCGCGCTCGCCGGGGTCGAGGGACATGTCCTGTACGTGTACTTCCCGCAGCCCGGCAGCCCCGACGACGAAACGCTGCACGGCCTCGCCTGA
- a CDS encoding dihydrofolate reductase family protein yields MTQLLRVQNFNVSSDGIAAGQDQSLERPFGHVDPGKLFAWAGETASWPLRDAPGGSRGIDDLFLRDYSHNIGAEIMGRNKFGPQRGPWPDHQWQGWWGEQPPFHTPVFVMTHHPRPSFTLSDTTFHFLDADPETVLAQARHAADGKDVRLGGGATVIRQFLDADLIDTLHIVVSPLRFGTGVRLWDSPDELLDRYRLETVPSPSGVTHHLYWRK; encoded by the coding sequence ATGACTCAGCTGCTCAGGGTCCAGAACTTCAACGTCTCCAGCGACGGGATCGCCGCCGGGCAGGACCAGAGTCTGGAAAGGCCCTTCGGCCACGTCGACCCCGGGAAACTCTTCGCCTGGGCCGGAGAGACGGCGAGCTGGCCCCTGCGTGACGCACCGGGCGGCAGCCGCGGCATCGACGACCTCTTCCTGCGGGACTACTCACACAACATCGGCGCCGAGATCATGGGCCGCAACAAGTTCGGGCCCCAGCGCGGGCCCTGGCCAGACCACCAGTGGCAGGGCTGGTGGGGCGAACAACCCCCCTTCCACACACCCGTGTTCGTCATGACCCACCACCCGCGTCCCTCATTCACCCTCTCCGACACCACATTCCACTTCCTCGACGCCGACCCCGAAACAGTCCTCGCGCAAGCCCGCCACGCCGCGGACGGCAAAGACGTACGACTGGGCGGCGGAGCCACCGTCATCCGCCAGTTCCTCGACGCCGACCTCATCGACACCCTGCACATCGTGGTCTCACCGCTGCGCTTCGGAACCGGAGTACGCCTGTGGGACTCCCCCGACGAACTCCTCGATCGTTACCGGCTCGAAACCGTTCCCAGCCCCAGCGGAGTCACCCACCACCTGTATTGGCGCAAGTAA
- a CDS encoding XRE family transcriptional regulator codes for MSLFGDGLDAAEQKAFTRPAPKSAGAQMRYLVKQMKGTKAVAQLLRVSQRTVERYVKDQIRKPRADLAGRLEREVKQRWQPQVRARARRNAASTGGIVIDARARMGYTAPVGSTDQDRIRHLTVALPPRYAARLFDARAAGADDRQLRQIAAEGLKEVYFQDGGRRAGQLEEVRFTDIEHLEFDF; via the coding sequence ATGAGCCTGTTCGGGGACGGCCTGGACGCCGCGGAGCAGAAGGCGTTCACCCGCCCGGCGCCGAAGTCGGCCGGTGCGCAGATGCGCTACCTGGTGAAGCAGATGAAGGGCACGAAGGCGGTTGCCCAGCTCCTGCGCGTCTCCCAGCGCACCGTCGAACGGTATGTGAAGGACCAGATCAGGAAGCCGCGCGCGGACCTCGCCGGGCGCCTGGAGCGTGAGGTGAAGCAGCGCTGGCAGCCCCAGGTCCGCGCCAGGGCCCGGCGGAACGCGGCGTCCACCGGCGGCATCGTCATCGACGCTCGCGCCCGCATGGGCTACACGGCGCCGGTCGGTTCGACGGACCAGGACCGCATCCGGCATCTGACCGTCGCCCTGCCCCCGCGGTACGCCGCGCGTCTCTTCGACGCCCGGGCGGCCGGCGCCGACGACCGGCAGCTCCGGCAGATTGCTGCCGAAGGTCTCAAGGAGGTGTACTTCCAGGACGGCGGCCGCCGCGCCGGGCAGCTGGAGGAGGTGCGTTTCACCGACATCGAGCACCTGGAATTCGATTTCTAG
- a CDS encoding DNA-binding transcriptional regulator: MSELFDAVDALVASRSPLPPAEERKRLRTAHGLTLDEVAAALKVRRATVSGWESAKKPTEPRGPEREAYARLLRQLAELYPAVEGPTVPVSVVFTGAPDPAPAPAPAPAPAPDPAPAPAPDPAPAPAPAPDPAPAPAEARGEAWAGAMGKAPGTTAAPAPQNTRHPAPLAVDAAATTPAVRPAPTTGTTTASTSHPPSGRKAVPAGSRADGADSRFENGPLAVVDVEDGKALAYCTGGLVLDVPARSIPALVDWTLREARLGQPRLAAPGKDADPLLVLTEAALERYGLPVALTEEERLAGRLPESHKVVKQLARAQWKLTKRGFGPWARIYRPAQGSERACVQLCIPSWHALDSRHWGEAGGLPPAELARVLGVYASRVMTPRGSTAVTGLELMTALHPPTRASEPDPDGKRHSEHNPGSLGREPVDPAPCEAPDGHPVLAGLPRFHVRGPAEKLFEEAYDWARPMTDAECTLRHLVGLDVNMAFAAGANGLVVGLGAPTHLTNPAFDPKLPGSWLVDLSHVDLSRVKSGKEWVELDGSLLPSPFTPTGERPEGPAWYATPTVAYAAELGYEVRPLEAYVRHENGRYLDGWYNRLRDAYLATMADLGVTADLAPADFLTAMNGYRERDPELALVVSAIKATVKGGLGKLRERPRGEGWRPGEPWRALARPTWRPDIRAGVISRTRVNLHRKIVKHAAFTGQYPVAVLSDCVVYAAAGPSPLDFLPYREGRPLPGGFKLGVNPGLVKHEGTQPVLWGEEIRERFGAPELNLARYIKDGTVTGVDSGE; encoded by the coding sequence ATGTCCGAGTTGTTCGACGCGGTCGATGCGCTGGTGGCGTCCCGCTCGCCACTGCCGCCGGCGGAGGAGCGCAAGCGGCTTCGCACCGCGCACGGCCTGACGTTGGACGAGGTGGCGGCCGCTCTGAAGGTGCGTCGGGCGACGGTGTCCGGCTGGGAGTCGGCGAAGAAACCCACCGAGCCGCGTGGGCCGGAGCGCGAGGCGTACGCGCGGTTGCTCAGGCAGCTGGCGGAGCTCTACCCCGCTGTGGAGGGGCCGACCGTACCGGTGTCTGTCGTGTTCACCGGTGCTCCTGATCCTGCTCCTGCTCCCGCCCCTGCTCCCGCTCCCGCTCCTGATCCTGCTCCCGCTCCCGCTCCTGATCCTGCTCCCGCTCCCGCTCCCGCTCCTGATCCTGCTCCTGCTCCGGCGGAGGCGCGGGGGGAGGCGTGGGCAGGAGCGATGGGGAAGGCACCCGGCACCACCGCCGCGCCCGCACCTCAGAACACTCGGCATCCCGCCCCCCTCGCCGTCGACGCCGCCGCCACGACCCCTGCGGTCCGCCCGGCGCCCACCACCGGCACCACGACGGCGTCGACGTCGCACCCGCCGAGTGGCAGGAAGGCGGTACCGGCCGGTTCCAGGGCGGACGGAGCCGACTCACGCTTCGAGAACGGGCCGCTGGCCGTCGTCGACGTCGAGGACGGGAAAGCGCTGGCGTACTGCACCGGCGGCCTGGTCCTGGACGTACCCGCCAGGAGCATTCCGGCCCTGGTGGACTGGACGCTGCGCGAGGCGAGACTCGGGCAGCCCAGGCTCGCCGCGCCGGGCAAGGACGCCGACCCGCTGCTCGTGCTCACCGAGGCGGCCCTGGAGCGTTACGGTCTGCCCGTCGCCCTCACCGAGGAGGAGCGGCTCGCCGGGCGCCTGCCGGAGAGCCACAAGGTCGTCAAACAGCTCGCGCGGGCGCAGTGGAAGCTGACGAAGCGCGGGTTCGGGCCGTGGGCGCGGATCTACCGCCCCGCGCAGGGCTCGGAACGGGCGTGCGTCCAGCTGTGCATCCCGTCGTGGCATGCCCTGGACAGCCGTCACTGGGGCGAGGCCGGCGGACTCCCGCCTGCCGAACTCGCCCGAGTACTGGGCGTGTACGCGTCGAGGGTGATGACGCCGCGCGGTTCGACCGCTGTGACCGGACTGGAATTGATGACCGCGCTGCATCCGCCGACGCGCGCTTCCGAGCCGGACCCCGACGGCAAGCGACACTCCGAGCACAACCCCGGCAGCCTCGGCAGGGAGCCGGTCGATCCGGCACCGTGCGAGGCACCGGACGGCCACCCGGTCCTCGCCGGCCTGCCGCGCTTCCACGTCCGCGGCCCGGCGGAGAAACTGTTCGAGGAGGCGTACGACTGGGCGCGGCCGATGACCGATGCCGAGTGCACCCTGCGCCACCTGGTCGGCCTCGACGTCAACATGGCCTTCGCCGCCGGCGCCAACGGCCTGGTCGTCGGCCTGGGCGCACCGACACACCTCACGAACCCGGCCTTCGATCCGAAACTGCCCGGCTCGTGGCTGGTGGACCTCTCCCATGTCGACCTGTCACGGGTGAAGTCCGGCAAGGAGTGGGTGGAGCTGGACGGTTCGCTCCTGCCGTCGCCGTTCACACCGACGGGTGAGCGCCCCGAAGGGCCCGCCTGGTACGCGACGCCGACCGTGGCGTACGCGGCGGAGCTCGGCTACGAGGTACGCCCGCTGGAGGCGTACGTCCGCCACGAGAACGGCCGTTACCTGGACGGCTGGTACAACAGGCTGCGCGACGCCTACCTGGCGACAATGGCCGACCTCGGTGTCACCGCCGACCTCGCCCCGGCCGACTTCCTCACCGCGATGAACGGCTACCGGGAGCGCGACCCGGAGCTGGCACTCGTCGTCTCGGCGATCAAAGCGACCGTCAAAGGCGGTCTGGGCAAGCTGCGTGAGCGCCCGAGGGGGGAGGGCTGGCGGCCGGGCGAGCCGTGGCGTGCCCTGGCCAGGCCCACCTGGCGGCCGGACATCCGGGCGGGGGTCATCTCCCGCACCCGGGTCAACCTGCACCGTAAGATCGTCAAGCACGCCGCGTTCACCGGACAGTATCCCGTCGCCGTCCTCTCGGACTGCGTCGTCTACGCGGCCGCCGGACCCTCGCCGCTGGACTTCCTGCCCTACCGCGAGGGCAGGCCGCTGCCCGGCGGGTTCAAACTCGGAGTCAACCCCGGCCTGGTGAAGCACGAGGGGACGCAGCCGGTGCTGTGGGGCGAGGAGATCCGCGAGCGGTTCGGCGCGCCGGAGCTCAACCTGGCCCGGTACATCAAGGACGGCACCGTCACCGGCGTCGACAGTGGAGAGTAG
- a CDS encoding AraC family transcriptional regulator: MSALRLLVAGLEGTSGDGAVLARRAGLTGLMSADMDARVPTDCLSRLWRLRLGASDDPCLGVKAAGHWRFGRLRLMDYLVANVPTLAEVFTVTERYSALLNTAPNKIGLAGDARNPGSPGGPGTVTYQIRSGDPEVDAMASQYALATVLFRARYVTGREIRPLHVGLTSCAPAHHRELAVRFGARRLDFDADATTMTLAADDLSLPLPDADARLGAVLRQHAADVIAAQAVPSPWADRLRQVITAQLADGGLSLPVVARALALSPRSLQRRLTEEGTTWRDLVDTVRRDRATALLARGASRKEVAARLGFGDTRALRGALRRWHTNGAPVRSPGRPR; this comes from the coding sequence ATGTCCGCGTTGCGGCTGCTCGTCGCCGGGCTGGAGGGAACGAGCGGTGACGGGGCCGTCCTGGCCCGCCGGGCCGGTCTGACCGGGCTCATGTCGGCCGACATGGATGCCCGTGTCCCCACGGACTGCCTCAGCCGGCTCTGGCGGCTGCGGCTGGGCGCGTCCGACGATCCCTGTCTCGGGGTGAAGGCGGCCGGTCACTGGCGCTTCGGGCGGCTTCGGCTGATGGACTACCTGGTCGCCAACGTCCCCACGCTCGCCGAGGTGTTCACGGTGACGGAGCGGTACTCGGCCCTCCTCAACACCGCGCCCAACAAGATAGGGCTGGCTGGTGACGCGAGGAACCCTGGAAGCCCGGGAGGCCCGGGGACGGTCACCTACCAGATCCGCTCGGGCGATCCCGAGGTCGACGCGATGGCCAGCCAGTACGCGCTGGCGACGGTGCTGTTCCGGGCGCGGTACGTGACCGGGCGGGAGATCCGCCCATTGCACGTCGGGCTGACGTCGTGCGCGCCGGCACATCACCGGGAGCTGGCCGTCCGTTTCGGCGCGCGGCGGCTCGATTTCGACGCCGACGCCACCACCATGACTCTCGCGGCCGACGACCTGTCGCTCCCGCTGCCGGACGCCGACGCCCGGCTCGGCGCGGTCCTGCGACAGCACGCGGCCGACGTGATCGCGGCCCAGGCGGTCCCCTCGCCCTGGGCGGACCGGCTCCGGCAGGTGATCACCGCGCAGCTGGCGGACGGCGGCCTGTCGCTGCCGGTGGTGGCGAGGGCGCTGGCACTGAGCCCGCGGAGCCTGCAGCGCCGCTTGACGGAGGAGGGCACCACCTGGCGGGACCTCGTCGACACGGTGCGCCGTGACCGCGCCACCGCACTGCTCGCCCGGGGGGCGAGCCGGAAAGAGGTCGCCGCACGGCTGGGCTTCGGCGACACCCGCGCGCTCCGCGGTGCGCTGCGCCGCTGGCACACGAACGGCGCCCCGGTGAGATCGCCGGGCCGGCCACGCTGA
- a CDS encoding alpha/beta fold hydrolase codes for MMVSDQEIVERFPVGYYPLHPNVSLNFQLNRFYGWANEERMLEEMRAVAPRISDYADWTRVMLELSDEALAAGRHLPAAYYARAAQFFLRPDDPRFAPAQRRFLDNAEAGNGVTAADRHLVPYGATRLTAYRFTPARPRGTIVVFGGYDSYIAEWLPAALALRDAGLDTVIFDGPGQGTVLDAGTPMTPDWHLPVAAVLDHFGLSDVTLAGFSLGGCLVMRAAAREPRVGRVIAWDILTGLLEASRTLFDSVGLGALVAHFESLPAPVFDAAIEEGCRADLLLEWFVQQGRRVMGADTPTSLFEAWNRYRTDDVSHLVTQDVLLLAGAADHYVPLRMLGDQVLTLPAARSVCARVFTEAEQAQNHCQIGNQGLALKVILDWLDQVGGRSADPTAP; via the coding sequence ATGATGGTGAGCGACCAGGAGATCGTCGAACGGTTCCCGGTGGGGTACTACCCGCTGCACCCGAACGTCTCCCTCAACTTCCAGCTCAACCGGTTCTACGGCTGGGCGAACGAGGAGCGGATGCTGGAGGAGATGCGGGCGGTGGCGCCGCGCATCTCGGACTATGCCGACTGGACGCGGGTGATGCTGGAACTCAGCGACGAGGCGCTGGCGGCCGGCCGCCACCTGCCCGCCGCCTACTACGCCCGCGCGGCGCAGTTCTTCCTCCGTCCCGACGATCCGCGGTTCGCGCCCGCCCAGCGGCGCTTCCTCGACAACGCCGAGGCCGGGAACGGCGTCACCGCCGCGGACCGCCACCTGGTCCCGTACGGAGCGACACGGCTCACGGCCTACCGCTTCACCCCGGCGCGGCCGCGCGGGACGATCGTCGTCTTCGGCGGGTACGACAGCTACATCGCGGAATGGCTGCCGGCCGCGCTCGCCCTGCGCGACGCCGGGCTGGACACCGTGATCTTCGACGGGCCCGGTCAGGGCACGGTGCTGGACGCGGGCACCCCCATGACCCCGGACTGGCACCTGCCGGTGGCCGCCGTCCTGGACCACTTCGGTCTGTCCGACGTCACCCTGGCGGGCTTCTCCCTCGGCGGTTGTCTGGTGATGCGTGCGGCCGCGCGCGAGCCCCGGGTCGGCCGGGTGATCGCCTGGGACATCCTCACCGGCCTTCTCGAGGCCTCCCGCACGTTGTTCGATTCCGTCGGCCTCGGCGCGCTCGTGGCGCACTTCGAGAGCCTCCCCGCGCCGGTGTTCGACGCCGCCATCGAGGAGGGGTGCAGGGCCGACCTGCTGCTGGAGTGGTTCGTCCAGCAGGGCAGGCGGGTGATGGGCGCGGACACGCCGACCTCTCTCTTCGAGGCCTGGAACAGGTACCGCACCGACGACGTCTCGCACCTGGTCACCCAGGACGTCCTGCTTCTGGCCGGCGCCGCGGACCACTACGTGCCGTTGCGCATGCTGGGTGACCAGGTGCTGACACTGCCCGCCGCGCGATCGGTCTGTGCGCGCGTGTTCACCGAGGCGGAACAGGCACAGAACCACTGCCAGATCGGCAACCAGGGTCTGGCACTCAAGGTGATCCTCGACTGGCTGGACCAGGTCGGCGGTCGGAGTGCGGATCCGACCGCCCCGTAG
- a CDS encoding 2'-5' RNA ligase family protein, with amino-acid sequence MRTVELLLDEAAESTVREAWRRLADAGLPSQARHRSPTNSPHVTLAACPELTAPIRWELAEVAAGLPLPVRFTGVVRFERPTSVLAWSLEPDAALTGLHRRVWEAVVSDSPPETLSPFHEPGRWSPHVTLGRTRRAGAFAGRRVPELLPVPPLSVSLTTLRSFDTETHNLEILGPRP; translated from the coding sequence GTGCGCACGGTCGAGCTCTTGTTGGACGAGGCGGCGGAATCAACGGTCCGGGAGGCCTGGCGGCGACTGGCGGACGCGGGGCTGCCCAGCCAGGCGCGCCACCGCTCCCCGACCAACAGTCCGCACGTCACCCTGGCCGCCTGCCCGGAGCTGACCGCCCCGATCCGCTGGGAACTCGCCGAGGTGGCCGCCGGACTGCCGCTGCCGGTGCGGTTCACCGGCGTGGTCCGCTTCGAGAGACCCACCTCGGTGCTGGCCTGGTCGCTGGAGCCCGACGCCGCGCTGACCGGTCTGCACCGCCGGGTGTGGGAGGCGGTGGTCTCGGACAGTCCGCCCGAGACCCTCAGCCCCTTCCATGAACCCGGCCGCTGGAGCCCGCACGTCACCCTCGGCCGTACCCGGCGAGCAGGTGCCTTCGCGGGCCGACGCGTCCCCGAACTGCTGCCGGTGCCACCGCTGTCGGTCTCGCTCACCACCCTGCGCAGCTTCGACACGGAGACCCACAACCTCGAGATCCTGGGTCCGCGTCCCTGA
- a CDS encoding helix-turn-helix domain-containing protein — protein MTKESSHAMPGIGTGTGTGTGAIPGTGTGAHRVVVIVDENSNPFELGCASEIFGLHRPEIGRDLYDFRLCSPEPRTVMRDGFFTLTGVAGLEAADTADTLIVPNRPDVEVPRRPAVLDAVRRAHARGARLIGLCSGAFTLAEAGVLDGRRATAHWQWADSFRSRFPSVRLEADVLFVDDGDILTAAGSAAALDLGLHVVRRDHGAEIANFVSRRLVFAAHRDGGQRQFVERPVPDLPDESLAPLLTWAQERLDSPLTVSGLAARAAVSAATLHRRFQAQLGTTPLAWLTGERLTLACRLIERGESRFEVVARRSGLGSAANLRRLMRRETGITPSAYKRRFGPDAA, from the coding sequence ATGACGAAAGAATCCTCGCACGCGATGCCCGGGATCGGGACCGGAACCGGGACCGGGACCGGGGCGATCCCCGGGACCGGGACCGGAGCACACCGGGTCGTCGTCATCGTGGACGAGAACTCCAATCCGTTCGAACTGGGCTGCGCGAGCGAGATCTTCGGCCTGCACAGACCCGAGATCGGCCGTGACCTGTACGATTTCCGGCTCTGCTCGCCCGAACCCCGCACCGTGATGCGGGACGGGTTCTTCACCCTCACCGGAGTCGCCGGTCTGGAGGCGGCCGACACCGCGGACACCCTGATCGTCCCCAACCGACCCGACGTCGAGGTGCCCCGGCGTCCCGCCGTGCTCGACGCCGTCCGACGGGCGCACGCACGCGGGGCGCGTCTGATCGGCCTCTGCAGCGGCGCCTTCACCCTCGCGGAGGCCGGAGTCCTCGACGGGCGCCGGGCCACCGCGCACTGGCAGTGGGCGGACTCCTTCCGGAGCCGCTTCCCCTCCGTGCGCCTCGAGGCGGACGTGCTGTTCGTGGACGACGGTGACATCCTCACCGCCGCCGGCAGCGCGGCCGCGCTCGACCTCGGGCTGCACGTGGTCCGCCGCGACCACGGCGCGGAGATCGCCAACTTCGTGAGCCGACGACTGGTCTTCGCGGCACACCGGGACGGCGGGCAGCGGCAGTTCGTGGAACGCCCCGTTCCCGACCTGCCGGACGAGTCCCTGGCGCCCCTCCTGACCTGGGCCCAGGAACGGCTGGACTCACCGCTCACCGTGTCCGGCCTCGCGGCGCGGGCGGCGGTCAGCGCGGCGACGCTGCATCGCCGGTTCCAGGCCCAACTGGGCACCACGCCGTTGGCGTGGCTCACGGGGGAGCGGCTCACCCTGGCCTGCCGCCTGATCGAACGGGGCGAGTCCCGGTTCGAGGTGGTCGCGCGCCGCAGCGGTCTGGGCAGCGCCGCCAATCTGCGCAGGCTCATGCGCCGTGAGACCGGCATCACGCCGTCGGCGTACAAACGTCGCTTCGGACCCGACGCGGCATGA
- a CDS encoding cupin domain-containing protein, whose product MSTEPIPLGEALASFDTPWSPRIVTRVNDYDVRIAKAEGEHVWHVHDHTDEFFLVLDGELHISLREPDGERTVLLPRGAVFTVPRGTEHKPHAPSGAAFLMFEPTGTPTLGDRHDGTAHSVHSTTGQPLNT is encoded by the coding sequence ATGAGCACCGAGCCCATCCCCCTCGGCGAAGCCCTGGCCTCCTTCGACACCCCTTGGAGCCCCCGCATCGTCACCCGTGTCAACGACTACGACGTGCGCATCGCCAAGGCGGAGGGCGAACACGTCTGGCACGTCCACGACCACACCGACGAGTTCTTCCTGGTGCTCGACGGTGAGCTGCACATCTCCTTGCGCGAGCCCGACGGGGAACGCACGGTACTGCTCCCCCGGGGCGCGGTCTTCACCGTTCCTCGCGGCACGGAGCACAAGCCGCACGCTCCGTCCGGTGCCGCCTTCCTGATGTTCGAGCCCACCGGCACACCCACCCTGGGCGACCGCCACGACGGCACCGCGCACTCCGTGCACTCGACGACCGGACAGCCGCTCAACACCTGA